The Leadbettera azotonutricia ZAS-9 genome has a window encoding:
- a CDS encoding tetratricopeptide repeat protein has translation METNQPTSVLIENRQIRIFISSTFRDMMDERDYLVTKVFPSLRRYCEERDVTLFELDLRWGISEEESKQGKVVDICLKEIQNTRPFFIGLLGERYGWVPSEDEQKTISQNTNVLEDYPWVRAELEIGTSITEIEIQEGVLKSEKKVNAYFYLRSPEMEVPAEFRENAGSPAARKLQNLKNRIRGQKEYSVKDYNSIEELGQFVEKDFKELVDSLFPEGALSELEKERLEQQNFLKSKTSVYIPIPGYENKLDDFIRGKERTLVITAPSGIGKSAFLADWIAKRQKNPMEGVTIIFHFIGTSQSEGDRHKIIQRLINEVRDIYGIKNEADEADIPSATNSGENKVEDTQKKILRNLLFAIPPEQKLVVILDGADKLDGDNGLLKNNINLLSCFDTYPENVKLIFSALETGSVMTFSKRREYPLIAITSLDIECRRRLIADYLLSFGKKLSSVQVERIAQDNESGNPLVLRALLDEIRLFGVFEKLDAEIDRYLAAPDIPAFFTLILGRMENAFKSKKNIAKEILSLICVSRNGLSEQEILDLSGAAPLYWSQMYNALSGHVSVQNGLVTLTHPFMQDAIKREWLKTKEAEESYRKKIAAYMKMEEVPPDRRNREYPFQLYELKDWDNLYAFLLNLEVFQYRYEMDRHELEKYWQSLRGADGNKYAFEKYLDIDTADKDKETLCIVYNKLGIFSRDILSDLKLSLKFYQKALNIREKVLGKNNPNTITNYNDLGDIYSKMSDYPKALEFFQKALAIREEVLVKNHPDTAFWYNRIGSVYINMGNYLKALEFFQKALAICEEALVKNDHLTSIICDNIGWVYDKTGDYPKALEFYQKALAIEGEVVGKNNFSTAHIYNNIGSCYNNMGNYPKALEFHQKALAIQEKILLKYHPDTADSYFMIGDIYNNMHDYPKALKFHQKALAIREEGLVNNHPSTANSYDKIGWVYDKMSDYPKALEFYQKALAVSEKVLGKNHSSTAITYENIGWVYDKMGDYPKVLEFYQKALIIREVLGKSHPDTAFSYNNIGLVYNNLCDYPKALEFYQKALAICKEILEKNDNRTAACCNNIGNAYHDMSDYPKALEFHQEALAIREEVLGKNSPDTAFSYNKISDDYTKLGNKEKADEFRLKALHIDGLLIKNIPPEEQIGELAETAVKQNGLALEFVADKTLPICTEAVKQNSGALKFAPEAFRALLEAGI, from the coding sequence ATGGAAACCAACCAGCCAACTTCCGTCCTCATCGAAAATCGTCAAATCCGCATATTTATCTCGTCAACATTCCGGGATATGATGGACGAGCGGGATTACCTCGTAACCAAGGTCTTCCCTTCCCTGCGCCGTTATTGTGAAGAGCGGGATGTCACTCTCTTTGAATTGGACCTCCGCTGGGGAATCAGCGAAGAAGAATCGAAGCAAGGCAAAGTCGTGGACATTTGTCTTAAAGAAATCCAGAATACTCGCCCCTTTTTCATTGGCCTTTTAGGGGAGCGCTATGGTTGGGTGCCTTCGGAAGATGAACAGAAAACTATAAGCCAAAACACCAACGTCCTTGAAGATTATCCCTGGGTACGGGCTGAATTAGAAATAGGTACAAGCATCACGGAGATTGAAATTCAGGAAGGGGTACTGAAGTCCGAAAAGAAAGTGAATGCCTATTTTTACCTCAGGTCTCCAGAAATGGAAGTTCCGGCTGAATTTAGAGAAAATGCCGGAAGCCCAGCTGCGCGAAAATTGCAAAATCTGAAAAACAGAATCAGGGGACAAAAAGAGTACTCGGTAAAAGACTATAATTCTATTGAAGAACTGGGACAATTTGTTGAGAAGGACTTTAAGGAACTAGTGGATTCCCTCTTTCCAGAAGGCGCTCTTTCGGAACTGGAAAAAGAACGGCTTGAACAGCAGAATTTTCTTAAAAGCAAAACCAGCGTATATATTCCAATCCCCGGTTACGAAAATAAACTTGATGATTTTATTAGAGGAAAAGAAAGAACTTTGGTTATCACCGCTCCAAGCGGCATAGGGAAAAGCGCATTTCTAGCGGACTGGATTGCAAAGCGGCAAAAAAATCCCATGGAAGGTGTAACCATTATATTTCATTTTATCGGTACTTCCCAGTCCGAAGGTGATCGTCATAAAATTATCCAAAGGCTAATTAACGAAGTTAGGGATATATATGGGATTAAAAATGAAGCTGATGAGGCAGATATACCTAGTGCTACAAATTCAGGTGAAAACAAAGTTGAAGATACACAGAAAAAAATATTGCGAAATCTTTTATTTGCGATTCCGCCAGAACAAAAACTAGTCGTTATTCTTGACGGTGCCGATAAATTGGATGGCGATAATGGACTTTTAAAAAATAATATCAACTTGTTAAGTTGTTTTGACACATATCCTGAAAACGTTAAATTAATTTTTTCAGCCTTAGAAACAGGCTCTGTTATGACCTTCTCTAAAAGAAGAGAATATCCCCTCATTGCTATTACATCCCTTGATATCGAATGCCGCAGACGCCTAATCGCGGATTATCTCTTGTCTTTTGGCAAAAAACTCAGTTCAGTCCAGGTTGAACGGATTGCCCAAGACAATGAAAGCGGAAATCCACTGGTCCTCCGCGCCCTGCTTGACGAAATCCGTCTTTTTGGCGTTTTTGAAAAGCTTGATGCAGAAATTGACCGTTATCTTGCAGCCCCTGACATACCCGCTTTTTTTACCCTGATACTCGGCAGGATGGAAAATGCTTTTAAGAGCAAAAAAAACATTGCCAAGGAAATTCTTTCTCTTATATGCGTTTCCCGCAACGGCCTTAGTGAACAGGAGATCCTAGATCTGAGCGGAGCAGCGCCCCTTTACTGGTCCCAGATGTATAATGCGCTGAGCGGCCATGTCTCAGTACAAAACGGTCTAGTAACTCTTACGCATCCTTTTATGCAGGATGCGATAAAACGTGAATGGCTTAAGACTAAAGAAGCCGAAGAATCATACCGTAAAAAAATCGCTGCATATATGAAAATGGAAGAAGTTCCGCCTGATCGGCGAAACCGGGAATACCCTTTTCAGCTCTATGAATTAAAAGACTGGGACAATCTGTATGCCTTCCTGCTTAATCTTGAAGTGTTTCAGTACCGGTATGAAATGGACAGACACGAACTGGAAAAGTATTGGCAATCCCTGAGGGGAGCGGATGGTAATAAATATGCTTTCGAAAAATATCTTGATATTGATACCGCAGATAAGGACAAAGAGACTTTGTGCATTGTATATAACAAGCTTGGAATTTTTTCAAGAGATATACTTTCCGATCTGAAATTATCACTGAAATTTTATCAAAAGGCTTTAAATATTCGGGAAAAAGTTCTCGGGAAAAATAACCCCAATACTATCACTAACTATAACGACCTTGGTGATATTTATAGCAAAATGAGTGATTATCCAAAAGCACTGGAATTTTTTCAAAAAGCTTTGGCTATCCGGGAAGAAGTTCTCGTGAAGAATCATCCTGATACTGCCTTTTGGTATAACAGAATTGGATCGGTTTATATCAATATGGGGAACTATCTAAAAGCACTGGAATTTTTTCAAAAGGCTTTGGCTATCTGTGAAGAAGCTCTCGTGAAAAACGATCATCTTACTTCCATTATTTGTGACAATATTGGCTGGGTTTATGACAAGACGGGTGATTACCCAAAAGCGCTGGAATTCTATCAAAAGGCTTTGGCTATTGAGGGGGAAGTTGTCGGAAAAAATAATTTTAGTACTGCCCATATCTATAATAATATTGGTAGTTGTTATAACAATATGGGGAATTATCCAAAAGCGCTGGAATTTCATCAAAAGGCTTTAGCAATCCAGGAAAAGATTCTTTTGAAATATCATCCTGATACCGCCGATAGCTATTTCATGATTGGCGATATTTATAACAATATGCACGATTATCCAAAAGCGTTGAAATTTCATCAAAAGGCCTTAGCTATCCGGGAAGAAGGTCTTGTGAATAATCATCCTAGTACTGCCAATAGCTATGACAAGATTGGCTGGGTTTATGATAAAATGAGTGATTATCCAAAAGCGCTGGAATTCTATCAAAAGGCTTTGGCTGTCAGTGAAAAAGTTCTCGGGAAAAACCATAGTAGTACTGCCATTACCTATGAAAACATTGGCTGGGTTTATGACAAGATGGGTGATTATCCCAAAGTGCTGGAATTTTATCAAAAAGCTTTAATTATTCGTGAGGTTCTCGGGAAAAGTCATCCTGATACTGCCTTTAGCTATAACAACATTGGCCTTGTTTATAATAATTTGTGCGATTATCCAAAAGCTTTGGAATTTTATCAAAAGGCATTGGCTATCTGTAAAGAAATTCTCGAAAAAAATGATAATCGTACTGCCGCTTGCTGCAATAACATTGGCAATGCTTATCATGATATGAGCGATTATCCAAAAGCGCTAGAATTTCATCAAGAAGCTTTAGCTATCCGTGAAGAAGTTCTTGGGAAAAATAGTCCTGATACTGCCTTTAGCTATAACAAAATCAGCGATGATTATACAAAGCTCGGCAATAAGGAAAAAGCGGATGAATTCCGCCTCAAAGCACTCCACATCGATGGTCTTCTTATTAAGAACATTCCTCCCGAAGAGCAAATCGGTGAACTTGCCGAAACTGCGGTCAAGCAAAATGGTTTAGCCCTGGAGTTTGTTGCAGACAAGACTCTTCCCATTTGCACGGAAGCGGTTAAACAAAATTCGGGGGCGCTTAAATTTGCGCCTGAAGCATTCAGGGCGCTGCTGGAAGCAGGGATATAA
- a CDS encoding glutathione peroxidase codes for MNLYDFTVNDREENPVSLVCCKGKVILIVNSATHCGFTPQYAGLQKLYEEFHDKGLEILDFPCNQFGKQAPGTAAEICEFRVSHYHTTFPQFAKIEVNGANASPLYVYLKQQLKGICGSNIKWNFTKFLIDKNGNAVKRYGPNKTPQAIAKDVEAFLNR; via the coding sequence ATGAATTTGTATGACTTTACCGTAAACGATCGTGAAGAAAATCCGGTTTCTCTTGTCTGCTGCAAGGGTAAAGTAATTTTAATTGTGAACAGCGCTACACATTGCGGATTTACACCGCAATATGCAGGGCTGCAAAAATTGTACGAAGAATTTCATGATAAAGGTCTTGAAATTCTTGACTTCCCCTGTAATCAATTCGGGAAGCAAGCCCCGGGGACTGCGGCGGAAATATGCGAATTCCGCGTTTCTCATTATCACACGACTTTTCCGCAGTTCGCTAAAATAGAGGTAAACGGCGCCAACGCCTCGCCCCTGTATGTGTATTTAAAACAACAGCTTAAAGGCATTTGCGGCTCAAACATCAAATGGAATTTCACCAAATTTCTTATTGATAAAAACGGAAACGCCGTAAAACGCTACGGGCCGAATAAAACACCCCAGGCGATCGCCAAGGATGTGGAAGCATTTTTGAACCGGTAG
- a CDS encoding sodium:solute symporter family protein, whose protein sequence is MSIGIVFLVLFLALMTGIGIWGMKKTKTLGDFFLGGRTLGPWVSAVAYGTSYFSAVIFIGFAGTQGWQFGLNALWIAIGNAVIGAGAAWLVLARRTRRMTQNLDTMTMPAFLQERYGAKHLKPLAASIIFFFLLPYSASVFKGLGHLFEKVFGIPYDVALLVMIAFTGIYLILGGYFAIAITDFIQGIIMFVGAAVMVLVLSGKGGGYFEMIGKVAENYNAHIPPASQPSALTVISLVFMTSFGTWGLPQMTQKFYAIKNEKVISKAAIVTTVFALMIGFSAYSTGAFSHFFFDLSTLPRSESGAILYDLIVPTLLTEHLPETLMALIMLLVLSASMSTLSSLVLVSSSSIAIDLYPAKVDAKTGKDRSVAMMRFLSAIFIVISYFISRFQISIIVYLMSLSWGVVSGAFAAPYILGLYSKKVTKAGAYAGLLTGTVVMVALFFILGSSRSPLAASISIIVPFLVVPVVSIFTQPPEKVLLDKAFEGV, encoded by the coding sequence ATGAGTATCGGCATTGTCTTTCTGGTATTGTTCCTGGCCCTCATGACGGGCATAGGCATCTGGGGCATGAAGAAAACCAAAACCCTGGGGGACTTTTTCCTGGGTGGCAGAACCCTGGGGCCCTGGGTCTCGGCGGTGGCTTACGGTACTTCATATTTTTCTGCGGTGATTTTCATCGGCTTTGCAGGCACCCAGGGCTGGCAATTCGGCCTTAACGCCCTGTGGATAGCCATAGGCAACGCGGTCATAGGTGCGGGAGCGGCATGGCTTGTTTTGGCCCGGCGCACAAGGCGCATGACCCAGAACCTGGACACCATGACCATGCCGGCATTCCTCCAGGAACGCTACGGCGCAAAACACCTCAAGCCCCTGGCGGCCAGCATTATCTTCTTCTTCCTTCTCCCCTATTCAGCTTCGGTCTTTAAGGGCCTGGGCCACCTCTTCGAAAAAGTATTCGGTATACCTTACGATGTTGCCCTCTTGGTCATGATAGCCTTTACCGGGATCTACCTTATACTCGGCGGTTACTTTGCTATTGCCATAACCGACTTTATCCAGGGCATCATCATGTTCGTCGGAGCGGCGGTCATGGTGCTGGTACTCTCGGGCAAGGGCGGCGGTTACTTTGAGATGATCGGGAAGGTCGCGGAAAATTACAATGCCCACATACCCCCCGCAAGTCAGCCGTCTGCGCTGACGGTCATATCCCTGGTGTTTATGACAAGCTTTGGTACCTGGGGCCTTCCCCAGATGACCCAAAAGTTTTACGCCATTAAAAACGAAAAGGTCATTTCCAAGGCTGCCATAGTCACCACGGTCTTTGCATTGATGATAGGTTTTTCAGCCTATTCAACAGGGGCTTTTTCCCATTTCTTCTTTGATCTTTCAACCCTGCCCAGAAGTGAAAGCGGCGCAATCCTTTACGATCTCATTGTGCCGACCCTGCTTACCGAACACCTGCCCGAGACCCTGATGGCCCTGATTATGCTTCTGGTGCTGTCGGCCTCCATGTCCACCCTCTCGTCATTGGTGCTGGTTTCGTCCTCGTCGATAGCCATAGACCTCTACCCCGCAAAGGTAGATGCAAAAACCGGCAAGGATCGTTCCGTGGCCATGATGCGTTTCCTTTCGGCCATTTTCATTGTGATTTCTTATTTTATTTCGCGCTTCCAGATCAGCATCATTGTATATCTCATGTCGCTGAGCTGGGGTGTAGTTTCAGGCGCCTTCGCCGCGCCGTATATTTTGGGCCTCTATTCCAAAAAGGTTACCAAAGCCGGGGCCTATGCGGGACTCCTCACAGGAACGGTGGTTATGGTAGCCCTCTTCTTTATTTTGGGATCAAGCAGATCGCCTTTGGCAGCTTCAATTTCCATTATTGTGCCATTTCTTGTGGTACCCGTAGTATCGATCTTTACCCAGCCCCCTGAAAAGGTGCTGCTGGACAAGGCATTCGAGGGAGTGTAA